The Candidatus Planktophila sp. genome contains the following window.
CAAAAAGCTGAAGAGGTGCATCAAAGCGCATGAACTCCTCTAAAGCCATCTCTGTAAGGCCTCTAGGGTTATTGCGAAGAAGTGCTCTTTGATCTGATCGACGCAGAACCTCAACCATTCCGTTACCAAAAGCATTCACACTCGCCTCATGACCGGCGTTGAGTAACAAAACAGCGGTCGCGACAAGTTCGTGCATGTTTAACTTCTCCCCGTTTTCCTCAACCATTGCTAAGTCCGTAATTAAATCAGTTCCTGGTCTCCTTTTTCGTTCCTCCGCCAGTGTTCGCACATAATCGGCAAACTCACCAGCGGCAACCTTAGCTTCACTTTGATACTTCAATGATGGATTAACTTCATACATTTTAACTATCGCTTGCGACCATGGGCGTAGTAGGTATTCTTCAGATTTTGGAAAACCTAAAAGGTCGGCGATGATTTTAACTGGAAGAGGTTCGGCATAATCGGCGATTAGGTCGAAGTTCTCACCGCTCTTAACTTTCACATTGATTGCATCTAAGAGTTCATTGGTGATTCGTTCAATTGCCGGACGCATCCCCTCAATCTTGTTTCGATTAAAGGCTTTAGCCACTAAAGCACGAAGTCGTGTGTGCTTAGGTGGCTCACTATCTAGAATCGAATCT
Protein-coding sequences here:
- a CDS encoding cytochrome P450; translated protein: MVDFNDPAFIANPYAGLKELRNVGKPLWHEGLGIFLAACHRDANEVFRNKSLGRIFVDKQPEFEWATFNWLHSDSILDSEPPKHTRLRALVAKAFNRNKIEGMRPAIERITNELLDAINVKVKSGENFDLIADYAEPLPVKIIADLLGFPKSEEYLLRPWSQAIVKMYEVNPSLKYQSEAKVAAGEFADYVRTLAEERKRRPGTDLITDLAMVEENGEKLNMHELVATAVLLLNAGHEASVNAFGNGMVEVLRRSDQRALLRNNPRGLTEMALEEFMRFDAPLQLFERTATKDTELGGVAIKEGQKIAALIGSANRDSAVFENADEMDVTRDPNPHIGFGAGIHFCLGAPLARLEMGVSLPALWEKYPDMSLASEPVRRPTFVLRGYERVEISA